The bacterium genome contains a region encoding:
- a CDS encoding ribbon-helix-helix protein, CopG family — MSTALSVRLPDSLAKELSSIARTTERSKSFLVQKALEEYLQNQADLQVSIDRLRDTSDPIISIEAMREEIGL, encoded by the coding sequence ATGAGCACAGCACTTTCGGTAAGATTACCAGATAGCCTTGCAAAAGAACTTAGCAGTATCGCTAGAACCACTGAGAGGTCTAAATCTTTTCTTGTACAAAAAGCCCTTGAAGAATATTTACAGAATCAAGCAGACTTACAAGTAAGCATTGATAGACTTCGTGATACTTCTGATCCTATAATATCTATTGAAGCAATGAGAGAAGAAATTGGTCTATAA
- a CDS encoding type II toxin-antitoxin system VapC family toxin has product MIVVDTNIISYLFIKGEKTEAVKQVLLKDSNWVSPILWRSEFRSVLSLYLRKEYIDLSQANYLMGEAESLMLSSEYHVISSEVLEMLTKTNLSAYDCEFVALAKELGVHLITSDKKILKEVPAIALSINDFLA; this is encoded by the coding sequence ATGATTGTTGTTGACACGAATATTATTTCATATTTATTTATCAAAGGAGAGAAGACAGAAGCGGTTAAACAAGTTTTGCTAAAGGACTCAAACTGGGTATCTCCCATTTTGTGGAGAAGTGAATTTCGTAGTGTATTATCGCTTTACCTGCGAAAAGAATATATTGATCTTTCTCAGGCCAATTATTTAATGGGTGAAGCGGAATCATTGATGTTGAGCTCCGAATATCATGTTATATCATCAGAAGTTTTAGAAATGTTGACCAAAACAAATTTATCTGCTTATGATTGTGAATTTGTTGCACTCGCAAAAGAACTGGGTGTTCACCTGATTACAAGTGATAAGAAAATTCTAAAGGAAGTGCCTGCAATAGCATTATCGATAAATGATTTTCTTGCATAG
- a CDS encoding Arc family DNA-binding protein: protein MRNITVKNIPDDLYDKIKTTAHDNRRSINNEIINRLDRSLKSAKLDVNSLIRRIETFHNNIEMPLLTDDLIQNVKQEGRS from the coding sequence ATGCGTAACATTACAGTTAAAAATATACCTGATGATTTATATGATAAAATCAAAACTACCGCACATGATAATAGAAGAAGCATTAACAACGAGATCATAAATAGACTTGACCGCTCTTTAAAAAGTGCGAAGCTTGATGTTAATTCCTTAATCCGAAGAATAGAAACTTTTCACAATAATATTGAGATGCCATTATTGACAGATGATCTAATCCAAAATGTAAAACAAGAGGGTAGATCATGA
- a CDS encoding type II toxin-antitoxin system RelE/ParE family toxin, with protein sequence MVYKITFKKSVAKDLKKIDHSEADLILKKITSELSKQAEKLPELKGQFAGLRKYRIGDYRIVYVIIDDSVLILRIKHRKDVYKK encoded by the coding sequence TTGGTCTATAAAATAACTTTTAAAAAGTCGGTAGCAAAAGACTTAAAAAAAATAGATCATTCTGAGGCGGATCTGATTTTAAAAAAAATTACTTCGGAACTTTCAAAACAAGCTGAAAAATTACCTGAATTGAAAGGGCAGTTTGCTGGTTTGAGAAAATACAGAATTGGAGACTATCGTATCGTTTATGTAATCATTGATGATTCTGTCTTAATTTTGAGAATTAAACATAGAAAAGATGTGTATAAAAAGTGA
- a CDS encoding type II toxin-antitoxin system Phd/YefM family antitoxin yields MIELSVNKFRSNLKSFVDQAIDEHEPVKITRRKGRDFIVISAEDWEREQETLYVLQNSFLMKQISESLKTHNKSEGYIPSEKELDEINSF; encoded by the coding sequence ATGATTGAATTGTCAGTCAATAAATTTAGGTCAAATTTAAAAAGTTTTGTTGATCAAGCTATTGATGAACATGAACCCGTAAAAATTACCAGAAGGAAAGGTAGAGATTTTATTGTGATAAGTGCTGAAGACTGGGAAAGGGAGCAAGAGACGCTGTATGTACTTCAGAACTCATTTTTAATGAAACAGATTTCCGAATCATTAAAAACACATAATAAAAGTGAGGGGTATATTCCTTCAGAAAAGGAATTAGATGAGATCAATAGTTTTTGA
- a CDS encoding Txe/YoeB family addiction module toxin encodes MRSIVFEGNTWKEYEKLRNKDKVLHKNLCKILQEMQREDPSQGLGKPEPLKYNLSGFGSRRLSQKDRLIYKFDNQSIYIFAIGGHYK; translated from the coding sequence ATGAGATCAATAGTTTTTGAAGGTAATACCTGGAAAGAATATGAGAAATTAAGGAATAAAGATAAAGTTCTTCATAAAAATTTATGTAAAATATTACAGGAAATGCAACGTGAAGATCCATCTCAAGGATTAGGTAAGCCTGAACCTTTAAAATATAATTTATCTGGTTTTGGGTCTAGACGCTTGTCACAAAAAGATCGTTTAATTTATAAATTTGATAACCAATCCATTTATATCTTTGCTATTGGCGGCCATTATAAGTGA